The following coding sequences lie in one Metopolophium dirhodum isolate CAU chromosome 5, ASM1992520v1, whole genome shotgun sequence genomic window:
- the LOC132944501 gene encoding protein-cysteine N-palmitoyltransferase Rasp, producing MKKVEYQYVPLHRFEIFCYIVIWASGIICAAYNLLDVSFSLNNSEIPDLVPGWSWLGRRKDTCSEWKIWTTFLIFSLGPWVILHSSILLIIQHYFSKIPTIRDVWFITVTSLCIAYNFGLLSVFLFFGLTMIYYCLLLLGNQFSIWITSILLLGVWSYNDSLFTIFDPSSDGEIAYLLLLTLYWHQLRCISFSLGSLDKAKSKTLPNCLHFLAYSFYLPCFFFGPIIIYKNINDANTNTTMKPLYQRLTKLIINLIRYFFWMFFTEFILHYVYINMFLQNIKVFKHFGITALSGFGFGMGQFFFIKYTFIYGTVITVATFDQFIEPPKPPKCISRIYLYSDMWRSFDRGLYNFLKEYIYRPSGYHSENVRVGTKLTRSFMCFAFIFIWHGLSWEVFLWTLFNFIGITVETLARIFGKTSYYFHYVKCNLSDPNERRFLALITSPLTMLSAISNFFFFGGIDAGLSYFEAIFLLNTWIENIIIIIIFYSMCQISIEFNHYKKSKKQ from the exons atgaaaaaggtGGAATATCAATATGTGCCATTGCatcgttttgaaatattttgctatatagttatatggGCTTCAGGCATAATTTGTGctgcttataatttattagatgtCAGCTTCA gttTGAATAATTCAGAGATACCCGACTTAGTACCTGGATGGTCTTGGCTTGGTCGAAGAAAAGATACTTGTTCAGAATGGAAAATATGGACTACATTTCTTATTTTCTCATTAGGTCCATGGGTTATTTTACATTCGTCAATTCTactaataatacaacattatttttcaaag ATACCAACAATTCGTGATGTATGGTTTATTACTGTTACAAGTTTATGTATAGCTTATAATTTTGGATTATTATCAGTCTTCTTATTTTTTGGTCTGACTATGATttattactgtttattattaCTTGGTAATCAATTTTCTATTTGGATTACAAGCATATTGTTATTAGGAGTTTGGTCATACAATGATTCTTTATTT ACCATTTTCGACCCTAGTTCAGATGGAGAGATCgcatatttattacttttgacATTATACTGGCATCAACTGCGCTGTATAAGTTTTTCACTTGGCTCATTGGATAAAGCTAAAAGTAAAACTTTGCCAAATTGTCTACACTTTTTAGCATATTCATTTTACTTACCATGTTTTTTCTTTGgaccaataattatttacaaaaacattaat GATGCAAATACAAATACTACCATGAAACCATTATATCAACGTTTGACAAAACtcataataaatttgattagaTACTTTTTTTGGATGTTTTTTACTGAGTTCATACtacattatgtttatattaatatgtttttacaaaatattaaa gtatttaaacattttggaaTTACTGCACTTAGTGGGTTTGGTTTTGGAAtgggacaatttttttttattaagtacacaTTCATTTATGGTACTGTTATTACAGTTGCAACATTTGATCAATTCATTGAACCTCCAAAGCCACCAAAATGCATTTCAcggatttatttatattctgaTATGTGGCGAAGTTTTGATCGAGGACTTTACAACTTCTTAAAAGa GTACATTTATAGACCATCTGGATATCATTCTGAAAATGTTAGAGTTGGTACCAAATTAACTAGATCATTTATGTGTTTtgcatttattttcatttggcATGGATTATCATGGGAAGTTTTCTTATGGACTCTATTCAACTTCATAGGCATCACAGTAGAAACCTTAGCAAGGATTTTTGGAAAAACTTCTTACTATTTCCACTATGTTAAA tGCAATCTAAGTGACCCTAATGAAAGGCGGTTTTTAGCACTTATAACCAGTCCTTTAACAATGCTATCGGCCATTTcaaactttttcttttttggtGGTATTGACGCTGGTTTGAgttattttgaagcaatatttttactaa atacatGGATTGAaaacatcattattatcataatattttattcaatgtgtCAAATATCTATAGAATTCAAccattataaaaaatcaaaaaaacaataa
- the LOC132944504 gene encoding gamma-glutamyl hydrolase A-like yields the protein MYLPVFLTLILSFVTKLTYCNERPVIGILTQEVYWSTFKNVIPFNNSYIAASYVKAIEASGGRVVPVFTNRTTEYYTDIVKKVNGILVPGGGCALNISFGISQSINEIFHIAKHINDNRDRFPILGICLGFELLLIASIGGKNPLIRCNSNNVNLPLNLIPTMEDKSVLFKTMPKDIRNILLTEPVTANHHNYCVTKKNFISMKLDRFWNPITVNKDENNLTFISTVEAKNYPFVGLQFHPEKNAYEWERNDSHSWSAVYSARYFYDWFVNECRQNKHRYMKNSILENELIYNYPTKYIGRLSSVFEQVYLFDE from the exons atgtatttaccaGTTTTTCTTACTTTAATTTTGAGTTTTGTAACAAAACTAACATATTGTAACGAACGTCCAGTGATTGGAATATTAACACAAGAAGTTTATTGgtctacttttaaaaatgtaataccattTAATAACTCGTATATAGCTGCATCTTATGTTAAGGCAATTGAAGCTTCTGGTGGTCGAGTTGTACCAGTTTTTACCAATAGGACTACTGAATATTACAC ggATATAGTGAAAAAAGTGAATGGTATTTTAGTCCCAGGAGGAGGATGTGCGTTAAATATAAGCTTTGGAATCAGTCAATCAATAAATGAAATTTTTCACATTGCAAAACAT ataaaTGATAACAGAGATCGATTTCCAATACTTGGAATTTGTCTAGGATTTGAACTTCTTTTAATCGCATCAATTGGTGGAAAAAATCCTCTGATACGCTGTAATTCGAACAACGTGAATTTACCACTAAATTTAATACCAACAATGGAAGATAAAAGTGTGTTATTCAAAACAATGCCAAAGGATATTCGAAACATATTACTTACAGAACCAGTCACAGCAAATCATCATAA TTACTGTGTAACAAAAAAGAACTTTATATCAATGAAGTTAGATCGCTTTTGGAATCCCATAACAGTAAataaagatgaaaataatttgacattcatATCCACAGTAGAAGCTAAAAATTATCCATTTGTGGGATTACAATTCCATCCAGAAAAAAATGCTTATGAATGGGAAAGAAATGACTCTCATAGTTGGTCAGCAGTATATTCAGCACGCTATTTTTATGATTGGTTTGTCAATGAATGTCGTCAAAATAAGCATAGatatatgaaaaatagtatACTAGAAAAtgaactaatttataattatcctACTAAATATATTGGAAGATTAAGTTCTGTTTTTGAACAAGTATACTTATTTGATGAATAA
- the LOC132944503 gene encoding gamma-glutamyl hydrolase B-like has translation MYLPVFLTLILSFVTKVTICNERPVIGILTQEVYWSSFKNVKPFIKSYIATSYVKSIEASGGRVVPVFTNRTTKYYMDVVRKVNGILVPGGGCAFNMSSGIGQSTNEIFQIAKLVNRVNDHFPILGICLGFELLLMASIKGKFPFSKCNAQDLNLPLTLVPGMEEKSVLFRNMPKDIRNILLTKPVTANHHFKCMRKANFTSMNLDKFWNPITTNRDKHNLTFISTIEAKNYPFVGLQFHPEKNAYEWEKDDPHSWSAIYSARYFYDWFVNKCRQNNHRFIKKSTLENELIYNYPTTYVGKLNSVFEQVYFFNE, from the exons ATGTATTTACCAGTTtttctaactttaattttgagtTTTGTAACGAAAGTAACCATTTGTAATGAAAGACCAGTGATTGGAATACTAACACAAGAAGTTTATTGgtctagttttaaaaatgttaaaccatTTATTAAGTCGTATATAGCTACATCTTATGTTAAATCAATTGAAGCTTCTGGAGGACGAGTTGTACCAGTTTTCACCAACAGgactactaaatattatat ggATGTTGTGAGAAAAGTTAATGGAATTTTGGTCCCTGGAGGAGGATGTGCATTTAATATGAGTTCTGGAATAGGTCAATCGACAAATGAAATTTTTCAGATTGCAaaactt GTAAACCGTGTAAATGATCATTTTCCAATTCTAGGAATTTGTTTAGGATTTGAACTTCTTTTAATGGCATCTATTAAAGGGAAATTTcctttttcaaaatgtaatgcTCAAGATCTAAATTTACCTTTGACACTAGTACCAGGGATGGAAGAAAAAAGTGTGTTATTTAGAAACATGCCAAAAGATATCCGAAACATATTACTTACAAAACCAGTCACAGCAAACCATCATTT TAAATGTATGAGGAAAGCAAACTTTACATCAATGAACTTAGATAAATTTTGGAATCCTATAACAACAAATAGAGATAAACATAATTTGACATTCATATCCACAATAGAAGCAAAAAATTATCCATTTGTGGGATTACAATTTCATCCAGAAAAAAATGCCTATGAATGGGAAAAAGATGACCCTCATAGTTGGTCAGCAATTTATTCAGCACGCTATTTTTATGATTGGTTTGTCAATAAATGTCGTCAAAATAATCATagatttatcaaaaaaagtacgctggaaaatgaattaatttataattaccctACCACATACGTGGGAAAATTGAACTCTGTTTTTGAGCAAGTTtacttttttaatgaataa